The following coding sequences lie in one Thermomicrobium sp. 4228-Ro genomic window:
- the purE gene encoding 5-(carboxyamino)imidazole ribonucleotide mutase has translation MGSRSDWDTMSHAAATLETLGIPYEVRVVSAHRTPDLMFEYASEAERRGIEVIIAGAGGAAHLPGMTAAKTVLPVLGVPVQTQALHGLDSLLSIVQMPAGVPVGALAIGRAGAVNAALLAAAILGNKYPAIREALRAFREQQTRSVLDHPDPRETE, from the coding sequence ATGGGGTCACGGTCGGATTGGGACACGATGAGCCATGCCGCAGCGACACTCGAGACCCTGGGGATCCCCTACGAGGTCCGTGTCGTTTCCGCTCACCGGACCCCTGACCTGATGTTCGAATATGCGTCCGAGGCCGAGCGGCGTGGTATCGAGGTCATCATCGCGGGAGCCGGAGGCGCGGCACATTTGCCAGGCATGACGGCTGCGAAAACGGTCTTGCCTGTCCTGGGCGTGCCCGTGCAAACCCAGGCTCTCCATGGTCTCGACTCGCTCCTGTCGATCGTCCAGATGCCAGCCGGAGTCCCGGTCGGCGCGCTGGCGATCGGACGAGCCGGTGCGGTCAATGCAGCGCTCCTGGCTGCCGCGATCCTCGGCAACAAGTACCCGGCCATCCGTGAGGCGCTCCGCGCTTTTCGCGAGCAGCAGACACGCTCTGTCCTCGATCACCCCGACCCTCGAGAAACCGAGTGA
- a CDS encoding 5-(carboxyamino)imidazole ribonucleotide synthase → MLIGILGGGQLGRMLALAGYPFGLRFRGLDPAPDAPLGQLADLVVAPYDDSSALDRFVRDLDLVTYEFENVPGATAQFLSERVPVFPPPEALIHAQDRLFEKQLFETCGIPVPRYAPVSSPDDFARALEQVPLPALLKTRRLGYDGRGQARVERAEDLPLAWEQLGGVPCLLEERIPFDFEVSLLAARSRSGELAFYPLVENQHTEGILAISRAPAPRASRQLQHLAERYVRALLERLAYVGVLAVEFFVVGDQLLANEMAPRVHNSGHWTIEGAETSQFEQHLRALLDWPLGSTTPRGHAAMVNLLGTVPPIASLLAIPNAHVHLYGKAPRPRRKLGHVTVRADTADERDALVRRVLEVVSLPAPVSI, encoded by the coding sequence GTGCTGATCGGTATTCTCGGCGGCGGACAACTTGGACGCATGCTCGCGCTGGCCGGCTACCCATTCGGCTTGCGGTTCCGCGGTCTCGATCCAGCGCCCGATGCACCTTTAGGCCAGCTCGCTGACCTCGTCGTCGCCCCGTACGATGACTCCTCAGCGTTGGATCGGTTCGTCCGGGACCTCGATCTCGTCACGTATGAATTCGAAAACGTTCCCGGTGCCACAGCGCAGTTCCTGTCAGAGCGTGTCCCGGTTTTTCCGCCGCCGGAAGCACTGATCCACGCACAGGACCGCCTCTTCGAGAAACAGCTCTTCGAGACCTGTGGCATCCCGGTGCCACGTTATGCTCCGGTTTCCAGTCCGGATGACTTCGCGCGTGCCCTGGAGCAGGTTCCCTTGCCAGCGCTCCTCAAGACACGGCGTCTCGGCTACGACGGGCGCGGTCAGGCACGCGTGGAGAGAGCGGAAGACCTCCCGCTGGCTTGGGAGCAACTGGGCGGCGTGCCGTGCCTGCTCGAGGAGCGTATTCCGTTCGACTTCGAGGTCTCGCTGCTCGCAGCACGCTCTCGCAGCGGCGAACTCGCTTTCTACCCGCTCGTCGAGAACCAGCATACGGAAGGTATTCTCGCCATTTCCCGCGCTCCGGCACCACGTGCATCCCGCCAGCTCCAGCATCTGGCAGAACGGTACGTGCGCGCTCTGCTGGAACGGCTCGCGTACGTCGGCGTCCTCGCTGTCGAGTTCTTCGTCGTCGGCGACCAACTGCTCGCCAACGAGATGGCACCGCGTGTTCATAACAGTGGGCACTGGACGATCGAGGGAGCCGAAACGAGCCAGTTCGAGCAGCATCTCCGCGCTCTTCTGGATTGGCCCCTCGGCTCGACCACGCCACGCGGCCATGCGGCGATGGTCAACCTACTCGGCACGGTCCCACCGATCGCATCGCTCCTCGCCATACCGAACGCGCACGTCCACCTGTACGGGAAGGCACCACGGCCACGGCGGAAGCTCGGGCACGTGACGGTGCGCGCAGATACAGCGGACGAGCGAGATGCACTCGTCCGCCGCGTGCTGGAGGTCGTCTCGCTTCCCGCACCGGTCTCGATCTGA
- the ilvD gene encoding dihydroxy-acid dehydratase: protein MGSERITHGIDRAPARAMLRAVGFRDEDFEKPIVAIANTWTDAMPCNYHLRELAQYVREGIREAGGVPVEFNTIAVNDAISMGTEAMKASLISREVIADSIELMAYGYQFDALVAIVSCDKTIPGGAMGVIRAGVPAMVLYGGSIAPGHWRDRELTIVEVFEAVGAYAAGKITLEELREIERRAIPGPGACGGQYTANTMAMALEVMGLSPMGYNAIPAVAPEKAEATREAARRFMDVVRANRTPRDFLTKTSLRNAIAAVAATGGSTNAVLHLLAIAHELGIPLSIDEFDEISRRTPVIADLKPWGKYVAWSLYKAGGTKLVVKRLLEAGLVDGEARLLTGETLAESVADAQEAPGQPVVYHPSNPLKPHGGLVILRGSLAPEGAVLKIAGTEQMYFRGTARVFDAEEHAMQAVLDQQIKPGDVVVIRYEGPKGGPGMREMLGITAAIVGEGLGPHVALVTDGRFSGGTKGLMIGHVAPEAPVGGPIAFVQDGDTIVIDVENRRIDLEVTEAELAERRSRWTPPPPRFTHGVFARYAALVSSASEGAILRTPRWM from the coding sequence ATGGGCAGCGAACGGATCACGCACGGGATCGATCGAGCGCCGGCTCGCGCGATGTTGCGGGCGGTTGGCTTTCGCGACGAGGATTTCGAGAAGCCGATCGTCGCGATCGCGAACACTTGGACTGACGCGATGCCCTGCAACTACCATCTGCGCGAGCTGGCCCAGTACGTGCGCGAAGGGATTCGCGAAGCGGGCGGGGTACCGGTCGAGTTCAACACGATCGCGGTCAATGACGCCATCTCGATGGGCACCGAGGCGATGAAGGCCTCGCTCATCAGCCGGGAGGTGATCGCCGACTCCATCGAGCTGATGGCATACGGCTACCAGTTCGACGCCCTCGTCGCCATCGTCTCCTGCGACAAGACGATTCCAGGCGGGGCGATGGGGGTGATCCGAGCCGGTGTGCCAGCGATGGTGCTCTACGGAGGGTCGATCGCACCTGGGCACTGGCGCGATCGCGAGCTGACGATCGTCGAGGTCTTCGAGGCGGTCGGTGCGTACGCGGCCGGGAAGATCACGCTCGAAGAGCTCCGCGAGATCGAGCGGCGAGCGATTCCCGGCCCTGGCGCCTGTGGTGGACAGTACACCGCCAATACGATGGCCATGGCGCTCGAGGTGATGGGCCTTTCGCCGATGGGCTACAACGCGATACCGGCGGTCGCTCCTGAAAAGGCAGAAGCGACCCGCGAGGCGGCACGACGGTTCATGGATGTCGTCCGAGCGAACCGCACGCCGCGGGATTTCCTCACCAAGACGTCGTTGCGGAACGCGATCGCGGCGGTGGCTGCGACGGGTGGCTCGACGAACGCAGTGTTGCATCTCCTGGCGATCGCGCACGAGCTCGGCATCCCATTGAGCATCGACGAGTTCGACGAAATTAGCCGGCGGACACCGGTCATCGCCGATCTCAAGCCGTGGGGCAAGTACGTCGCCTGGAGTCTCTACAAGGCCGGTGGAACGAAGCTGGTCGTCAAGCGGTTGCTCGAAGCTGGTCTCGTCGACGGTGAAGCGCGCTTGCTGACAGGCGAGACATTGGCCGAGTCGGTTGCCGATGCGCAGGAAGCCCCGGGTCAGCCGGTAGTCTACCATCCGTCCAACCCGCTAAAACCGCATGGTGGACTCGTGATCCTGCGTGGTTCGCTGGCACCGGAGGGAGCAGTGCTCAAGATCGCTGGCACGGAGCAGATGTACTTCCGCGGTACGGCGCGTGTCTTCGATGCCGAAGAACACGCGATGCAGGCGGTCCTCGATCAACAGATCAAGCCGGGAGACGTCGTGGTGATCCGATATGAGGGACCGAAGGGTGGTCCCGGTATGCGCGAGATGCTGGGGATCACCGCCGCGATCGTCGGGGAAGGGCTAGGGCCGCACGTCGCGCTGGTGACCGACGGTCGCTTCTCCGGCGGTACGAAGGGGTTGATGATCGGTCACGTCGCGCCTGAGGCACCGGTCGGTGGACCGATCGCATTCGTGCAAGACGGTGACACGATCGTGATCGACGTCGAAAACCGGCGTATCGATCTCGAGGTCACGGAGGCTGAACTCGCGGAGCGCCGGTCGCGCTGGACGCCGCCACCGCCCCGATTCACGCACGGTGTGTTCGCTCGCTATGCCGCGCTGGTCAGTTCGGCGTCCGAAGGTGCGATCTTGCGCACGCCGAGATGGATGTGA
- the gpmI gene encoding 2,3-bisphosphoglycerate-independent phosphoglycerate mutase: protein MEHVPFVCLVVLDGWAIGPDYPGNAIRAAHTPVMDRLQATYPMTTLRCWGRDVGLPDDQMGNSEVGHLNLGAGRIVYQLITRIDLAIEDGSFFRNEAFLKAVQRAREPGRTLHLMGLIGDGGVHSHQRHLVALLELAARTQVSRVAVHAFTDGRDTSPNSGIDHMRELLATMERLHTGFVASVSGRYYAMDRDKRWERTKRAYDAIVCGQGRTARSPLEAIERSYAEGVTDEFIVPTVIVDENERPLATIRDGDAVIFFNFRADRARQLTQALTDPHFTAFERCSWPGDLLMVTMAEYEPHFPVLVAFTPDLVEMPLARVLSEAGLRQFHTAETEKYAHVTYFFNGGREEPFPGEDRLLVPSPKVPTYDLKPEMSAPEVTDAAVEAIRSGAYAFVLVNYANPDMVGHTGVFEAAVKAVECVDTCVGRIEAAVRSVGGYLVVTADHGNADEMLIPGTNEVWTAHTKNPVPFVLVAPEGSRFRHVPLRRGGRLADVAPTILELMGIPQPTEMTGVSLTRLD from the coding sequence GTGGAGCACGTACCGTTCGTCTGTCTCGTCGTCCTGGATGGCTGGGCGATCGGTCCGGACTACCCTGGCAACGCGATCCGCGCAGCCCACACACCGGTGATGGATCGCCTCCAGGCGACCTACCCGATGACGACGCTCCGCTGCTGGGGCCGCGACGTTGGACTCCCCGACGATCAGATGGGCAACTCGGAAGTCGGTCATCTCAATCTCGGAGCCGGCCGCATCGTCTATCAGCTCATCACGCGCATCGATCTCGCGATCGAAGACGGGTCATTCTTCCGTAATGAAGCCTTCTTGAAAGCTGTCCAGCGAGCCCGCGAGCCCGGTCGCACGTTGCACCTTATGGGACTCATCGGCGATGGCGGCGTACACAGCCACCAGCGGCATCTCGTGGCGCTGCTGGAACTCGCTGCGCGCACTCAGGTTTCACGCGTCGCCGTGCACGCATTCACCGATGGTCGCGACACCTCCCCGAATAGTGGTATCGACCACATGCGCGAACTCCTCGCAACGATGGAACGTCTCCACACGGGCTTCGTCGCCTCCGTCAGCGGACGGTACTACGCGATGGACCGCGACAAGCGGTGGGAACGAACGAAACGCGCCTATGACGCGATCGTCTGTGGCCAGGGACGAACAGCCCGCTCGCCGCTCGAGGCGATCGAGCGGAGTTACGCCGAGGGCGTGACCGACGAGTTCATCGTTCCGACCGTGATCGTCGACGAGAACGAGCGACCACTGGCGACGATTCGCGACGGCGACGCGGTCATCTTCTTCAATTTCCGGGCCGACCGAGCCCGGCAGCTGACGCAGGCGCTCACCGATCCGCACTTCACCGCCTTCGAACGCTGTTCCTGGCCGGGCGACCTGTTGATGGTGACGATGGCTGAGTACGAACCGCACTTTCCTGTCCTGGTTGCGTTCACCCCGGATCTCGTCGAAATGCCGCTCGCACGCGTCCTGTCCGAAGCTGGCCTCCGCCAGTTCCATACTGCGGAAACGGAAAAATACGCGCATGTCACCTATTTTTTCAATGGCGGACGAGAGGAACCGTTTCCCGGTGAGGACCGCTTGCTCGTCCCCTCACCGAAGGTGCCGACCTACGACTTGAAACCGGAAATGAGCGCTCCTGAAGTGACCGACGCCGCGGTCGAGGCTATCCGTTCAGGAGCGTACGCGTTCGTTCTCGTCAACTACGCCAATCCCGATATGGTCGGCCATACCGGCGTGTTCGAGGCAGCAGTCAAGGCGGTCGAATGCGTCGACACCTGTGTCGGCCGGATCGAAGCAGCCGTGCGCTCGGTCGGTGGCTATCTCGTCGTCACGGCCGATCACGGGAACGCTGACGAAATGCTCATACCGGGCACGAACGAAGTCTGGACCGCCCACACGAAGAATCCCGTGCCCTTCGTTCTGGTAGCCCCGGAGGGAAGCCGCTTCCGGCATGTCCCGCTGCGTCGTGGCGGACGACTCGCCGATGTCGCCCCGACTATCCTCGAGCTGATGGGGATCCCGCAACCGACTGAAATGACCGGGGTGAGTCTCACGCGGCTGGATTGA
- the eno gene encoding phosphopyruvate hydratase, with the protein MSGTTIVSVHGREILDSRGNPTVEVEVRLACGALGRAAVPSGASTGRHEAVELRDGEARYGGKGVRRAVAHVNGPIADAIRGLNGLDQRTVDRTLIELDGTPSKSRLGANALLGVSLAVARAAAAAVGLPLYRYLGGPDAHVLPTPMLNILNGGKHAAGSGVDMQEFMIVPVGAPSFSEALRWGVEIYHALRKVLAERGAATTVGDEGGYAPRLGSNREAVEAVLAAIERAGYRPGEQVGLALDPAMSELYEDGTYRLPGEGRSLSPDELIEFWGEWVDRYPIVSIEDALAEDDWDHWQRLTQRLGQRIQLVGDDLFVTNPDRVRHGILFGAANAVLVKPNQIGTLSETLDTIRLARTHGYATIISHRSGETADSFIADLAVAVHAGQIKTGAPARMDRVEKYNQLLRIEEELGPDAVYAGWQGFPAGLRRLG; encoded by the coding sequence ATGAGCGGGACAACGATCGTATCGGTTCACGGCCGCGAGATTCTCGACTCGCGTGGCAACCCGACGGTCGAGGTGGAGGTTCGTCTGGCCTGCGGTGCGCTCGGGCGAGCAGCCGTTCCGTCGGGGGCTTCCACTGGCCGGCACGAAGCGGTCGAGTTGCGAGACGGCGAGGCGCGCTACGGCGGAAAGGGCGTTCGCAGAGCGGTCGCGCACGTCAACGGCCCGATCGCGGACGCGATCCGCGGCCTGAACGGGCTCGATCAGCGGACGGTCGATCGGACGCTTATCGAACTCGATGGGACACCGAGCAAGAGCCGACTCGGTGCGAACGCGTTGCTCGGCGTCTCGCTCGCGGTAGCCCGTGCGGCGGCAGCGGCAGTCGGGCTTCCCCTCTACCGCTATCTGGGTGGCCCAGATGCGCATGTCTTGCCGACACCGATGCTGAACATCCTGAACGGTGGGAAGCATGCGGCTGGCTCTGGAGTGGACATGCAAGAGTTCATGATCGTCCCGGTGGGCGCACCGAGTTTCAGCGAGGCGCTTCGCTGGGGAGTCGAAATTTACCATGCGCTGCGGAAGGTGCTGGCCGAGCGTGGCGCTGCGACGACGGTCGGTGACGAGGGCGGCTACGCTCCGCGGCTCGGGAGCAATCGCGAGGCGGTCGAGGCTGTCCTCGCGGCGATCGAGCGTGCCGGGTACCGTCCAGGTGAGCAGGTCGGCCTCGCGTTGGACCCAGCGATGAGCGAACTGTACGAAGATGGAACGTATCGCTTGCCGGGTGAAGGACGGTCGCTTTCGCCTGACGAACTGATCGAGTTTTGGGGGGAATGGGTCGACCGCTATCCGATCGTCTCGATCGAGGATGCGCTGGCTGAGGACGACTGGGACCACTGGCAACGTTTGACGCAACGACTGGGCCAGCGCATTCAACTGGTCGGCGACGACCTTTTCGTGACGAATCCGGATCGCGTTCGCCACGGGATCCTCTTCGGGGCAGCGAACGCCGTACTCGTCAAGCCCAATCAGATCGGTACGCTCAGCGAGACGCTCGACACCATCCGCCTCGCTCGTACGCACGGCTACGCGACGATTATCTCGCACCGGAGCGGTGAAACGGCCGACAGCTTCATCGCGGACCTCGCTGTGGCGGTGCATGCAGGCCAGATCAAAACGGGTGCTCCGGCGCGCATGGACCGTGTCGAGAAATACAACCAGCTGTTGCGCATCGAAGAGGAGCTGGGGCCCGACGCCGTGTATGCCGGCTGGCAGGGGTTTCCCGCTGGACTGCGTCGTCTCGGTTGA
- the pheS gene encoding phenylalanine--tRNA ligase subunit alpha, whose translation MLSSPGRHGVSSGEIDQLRERALHELQEVTTHEALAQWHARYLGRRGEITQRLRGLGSLPADVRPQVGRALNALKETLETAYAERERIVRELELAARIEAEAVDVTLPGRRPAIGTLHPVTQMIREVTDIFAHLGFQVVEGPEVEYGYYAFDALNIPPEHPARDVWDTIFIESDQKEIVLRPHTSPMQIRVMERRKPPVRVVVPGRCYRYEAVDATHEWHFHQIEGLAVDEHITMADLKGTLAEFARQLFGRERRVRFRCDFFPFVEPGVDFAIDCMFCRGEGCRVCGGSGWIEILGAGMVHPQVLRNVGYDPERYTGWAFGMGVERLVMLKYGVPDIRYFYQGDLRFLSQFERIPI comes from the coding sequence ATGCTCTCGAGTCCCGGGAGGCATGGGGTGAGCAGCGGGGAAATCGATCAGCTCCGTGAGCGCGCACTGCACGAGTTGCAGGAAGTGACGACGCACGAAGCGCTCGCACAATGGCATGCGCGGTACCTCGGCCGTCGCGGTGAAATCACGCAGCGGTTGCGCGGCCTCGGATCGTTGCCAGCGGACGTCCGGCCACAGGTGGGGCGTGCGCTCAACGCGCTCAAGGAAACGCTGGAGACCGCGTACGCGGAACGCGAGCGCATCGTCCGCGAACTCGAACTCGCCGCTCGCATCGAGGCCGAGGCAGTCGATGTCACCTTACCTGGCCGCAGGCCAGCGATCGGCACCCTGCACCCTGTCACGCAGATGATCCGCGAGGTAACGGATATCTTCGCGCACCTCGGTTTCCAGGTCGTCGAGGGACCGGAGGTCGAATATGGCTACTACGCGTTCGACGCACTGAACATTCCGCCTGAGCATCCGGCCCGTGACGTCTGGGACACGATCTTCATCGAGTCGGACCAGAAGGAGATCGTCCTCCGGCCGCATACATCTCCAATGCAGATTCGCGTGATGGAGCGGCGGAAGCCGCCGGTCCGCGTCGTCGTACCGGGGCGATGTTACCGGTACGAGGCGGTCGACGCGACACACGAATGGCACTTCCACCAGATCGAAGGGCTCGCTGTCGACGAGCACATCACGATGGCTGACCTCAAGGGGACACTCGCCGAGTTCGCGCGGCAGCTCTTCGGTCGTGAACGACGCGTGCGCTTCCGCTGCGACTTCTTTCCCTTCGTCGAACCAGGCGTCGACTTCGCGATCGATTGCATGTTCTGTCGCGGGGAAGGCTGCCGGGTCTGTGGGGGATCTGGTTGGATCGAGATCCTCGGTGCCGGAATGGTCCATCCGCAGGTGCTCCGGAACGTCGGCTACGATCCCGAACGCTACACTGGATGGGCATTCGGGATGGGTGTCGAACGCCTCGTCATGCTGAAATACGGTGTTCCGGATATTCGCTACTTCTACCAGGGAGACCTCCGTTTCCTGAGCCAGTTCGAGCGGATTCCGATCTGA